The following is a genomic window from uncultured Fusobacterium sp..
GAGATAGCAAAAAGACTTATCCTTGAACAAACAAGTGGATTACCAGTTGTAGATGAAAATGGATATTTCTTAGGAGAAATAACAGAGAGAGAGCTAATTGATTATGGAATGCCAGATTATCTTTCTCTAATGGGAGATTTAAACTTCCTTACAGTAGGAGAACCATTTGAAGAATATTTAGTAAATGAATCTACTACTACAATAGAAAAACTATATAGAAAAGATGAGGATATAAAGATAGACAGAAAAACACCGATTATGGAAATCTGCTTTATCATGGTAAAAAAAGGAGTTACAAGACTATATGTTCTTGATGACGAAGGAAAATACTATGGAATGATAAAAAGATCGGATATAATTAAAAAAGTACTTCATATTTAAACTTTTTTAATCTTTGGGAAAGGATTTAGATTAAATAAGGAGGAAAAAAATTATGATATATATGGCAGTGGGAATAGCTATATTTTTTATCGTGTTTTATTTGATGATAACTGAAAAAGTACCTGGACCATGGGCAACAATGATAGGTGGACTTATAATGGCTCTTGTGGGAATTATTAATGAGGAAGATGCTTTAGAGGCGATTTCAGAGAGATTGGAAATTCTATTTCTTTTAATAGGAATGATGATAATAGTTCATTTAGTTTCAGAAACAGGGGTTTTCCAATGGTTTGCAATTAAGGTAGCACAGTTGGTAAGAGGAGAGCCTTTTAGATTGGTAGTTTTATTGGCAATAGTGACAGCACTATGCTCAGCATTTCTTGATAATGTAACTACTATTTTATTAATGGCACCAGTATCAATTTTGTTGGCAAAACAGTTAAGACTTGATCCTTTTCCATTTATAATAACAGAAGTAATGTCTGCAAATATAGGAGGACTAGCAACTTTAATAGGTGACCCTACACAACTTATTATAGGAGCTGAAGGAAACTTAGGATTTAATGAATTTTTGCTTAATACTGCTCCAGTAGCCGTATTATCAATGATTTTATTAATAACAAATGTATATCTTATCTATGGTAAAAATATGAAGGTATCTAATGAATTAAAAGCTAGAGTAATGGAATTAGATTCTTCAAGAAGTTTGAAAGATCCGATATTATTAAAACAAGCAGCAGTAATATTTGCTTTAGTGTTAATTGGATTTATATTAAATAACTTTATAAATAAAGGTTTAGCAATTATATCTCTATCAGGTGCGATATTCCTTGTAGTTATAACAAAGAGAAAACCTAAAGAGATATTTGAAAATGTAGAATGGGAAACACTATTCTTCTTTATAGGTCTATTTATGATGATTAGAGGAATTGAAAACTTAAATATTATAAATATAGTTGGAGATAAACTTATTAAAATAACTTCAGGTAAATTTGACATGGCTGTTTTTGCAGTAACATGGTTATCTGCAGGATTTACTTCAATTATAGGAAATGTTGCTAACGCAGCAACAATTTCTAAAATTTTAGGTGTTATGATTCCTACATTTGAAAAGATAGGAGAGACAAAGGCTTTTTGGTGGGCACTATCTTTTGGATCATGTCTAGGAGGAAATATAACAATGCTAGGATCAGCTACTAACGTAGTTGCTGTAGGAGCAGCTGCAAAAGCTGGTTGTAAAATAGACTTTTTTAAATTCTTTAAATTTGGTGGGCTTATAGCTTTTCAAACTTTAATTTTAGCAAGTGTATATCTTTATGTAAGATATATGTAATGAGGTGACAAATGAGGATATTTAGATTTTCAGAGATTGACTCTACAAGTGATTTTTTAAAGAGAAAAGATGATAAAAGAGATTATGACTTAGCAATAGCTGAAACTCAAACTCATGGGAGAGGGAGAAGAGGCAATAACTGGGTATCACAAAAGGGAATGGCTCTTTTTAGTTTTCTATTAAAAGTAGAGGAAGATGTCTCAATAGAAGAGTATTCTAAATTACCTCTAGTTACTGGAATAGCTGTTTTAAATGGTTTGAAAAGAATTGAAAATTTAGATTTTAAATTTAAGTGGACAAATGATATATATCTTGAAGATAAAAAAATATGTGGAATTTTAGTTGAAAAAATCCAAGATTTTTTTGTTATAGGTATAGGAATTAATATAAATAATTCACTAGAGGGAGCAGTAGCAGATATTGCTACTGCTCTCACTATATCCACAGGAAAAAAATATATAGTTGAAGATGTTATTTTTACTGTATTAGATGAATTTAAAAAGCAGTATAAGAGATTTTTATGTGGAGAGTGGAATTTTATTTTAGAAGAGATAAACAACAAAAATTATCTTAAAAACAGAGAGATAACTTTAGTTGGTAATAATTGGGAAATTAAAGGAATAGCTGGAGATATAGCCAGTGATGGAAGATTGGAAATAGTGACAGAAAAAGAAAAAATGTTTGCTAATATTGGAGAGATACATATAAAGAGGGACTAAAATGAAATTAAAAAATCTAAAAGAGATGATATTTCGACTTTTAAGAAACGATTTAGATTTGGGATATTTAGTAGATATTATCCGAGATAATCTCAGTATAAGATTAAAATTAAAAATGATAATTTCAGAGTTGAAAAAAAGTGAAAACTATGATTTTATAGTGTTTTTAACTAAGATAACAGGAGTAATATCAGTAGTGTTGCCAATAGTTTTTCAACTTTTTAGTTTAAAAACAATAAATATATTTAAACTAAATTATCAAACTTTTAAGCAGATACCAATATTATTTATAAGTATTTTTCCTATAATAGTAATAGCTAGAAAAAATTTGATTTTTAAAGATGGAGTTTTAAAAGCACTTTTACTTATAGTTTACTATATTATATTTATGCCAATAACTATAATTATTTTTGGGTTAGATATAGAACGTATAGGTGGAGTGAGTTATGAAGAACTATATGTTTTAGTTTATATAGTAAATATATTTTTGCTTTTTACTAGCCATGTAGTTTTGATAAAATATTGTGTAACAGATATAATTTTAAATAGAAGAAAGGTAAAAAGTAGTGATATTGTAATTACTCTTTTAACATATATAACATTAGGAATAAGCTTTGGGGCACTGTATTCAGTTATAAATATATGTTATGATGGACAGGCATTTCATGGAATGGAAAATGTAAATACAACTTTGTATTTCTATTTTAAACATATCTATTTTAGCTTTGTTACTTTAACAACTTTAGGTTATGGAGATATTTATCCATTAACTTTTTGGGGAGAATTTTTTGTAATTATTGAATCTTTAACAGGAATATTTTTATTAAATTTTTCTTTAGGAATAACATTGAGTTCAGGGATATTAAATTCTCGTAAAAATGATTCTCAAGAGGATAAAAAGGAAATAGGAGATTGATGAGAGATAAAAAGAAAATTGTAATAGGGATGAGTGGAGGAGTAGATTCCTCAGTAGCTGCTTATCTTTTAAAAAGCGAAGGATATGAAGTTATTGGCGTTACCCTTGATCATAATGAGGAAAAAAGTTTAAAATTGGAGATAGCAGGAGCTAAAGAGATATGTGATTTTTTAGGAATAAAACATATTGTTGTAGATATTCAAGAGCTATTTAGAAAAGAGGTAATAGAAAACTTTTTAGATGGGTATTCTAATGGAATTACCCCTTCACCATGTGTAATATGTGATGAAAGGGTAAAATTGAAAACTCTTTTTAAAATAGCAGATGAGGAGAATGCTGAATATGTAGCAACAGGTCATTACTGCTCTGTGGAGTATCTAGATGAATTTGAAAGTTATCTATTAAAAGTATCAATTAATAAGAGAAAAGATCAGAGCTATATGTTGTATAGATTGGATAGAGATAAAATTGAGAGATTAAAATTTCCTCTATATAACTATGAAAAAATTGAAATTAGAGAGATAGCTAAAAATATAGGATTAAAAGTCCATGATAAAGGGGACAGTCAAGGGATTTGCTTCGCTAAAAATGGATATATAAATTTCTTGAGAGAAAATCTTGGAGATAAGATAAAAAAAGGTAAATTTTTGAATAAAGATGGCAAAGTTTTAGGAGAGCATGAAGGGTATCAACTTTATACAATAGGTCAAAGAAGAGGGTTAGGCTTAAAATTACCTAAACCACACTTTATTGTAAATATAAAAAAAGAGAGTAATGAGATAATTTTAGGAGATTATGAAGAGTTATATAAAAAAGAGGTTAAATTATTAGAGTTTAAATCTCCAGTTGAATTAGATAAATTAATAGGAAAAAAATTAGTAGGAAGACCAAGATTTTCAAGTTTTGGTGATTTAGGAGAGATAAAAATCAGAGATAATGAGGTATTTTTTGAATTTCATGAAAGTACACCACAATTAGCACCTGGACAACATTTAGTTTTATATTATGAAGATTTTGTTTTAGGTGGAGGGATTATCAAAACTTGACAAGTTTTATTAAAAGGGATATAGTATAATTAATATAAAAAAGTAAAATTTTGGAGGAGAATATGGAATCTGCCAAGGGGCTGTATATTGTAATAGGAATAATTATTTTAGTTGTTATTTTTGTAATTGTAAGAAAATATAGTTTAATTGCAAAATTAAAGAGAGTAAATTGTATAGACTTGGATAAAGTTGAAGATAAGAAACTTTTGGGAATAGGAAAACTTTATATAAAAGCTTTAGGTGGAGAAAAGAATATAGTCAGTGTAGATACTTGCTTGACTAGAATAAGAGTTGTTGTTAAAAATGGTAATCTAATTGATGAAAAGAGAATAGCAGTTTTAGGAGCTAAAAAAGTTATTAGATTAACAAATGAAAAGTTGCATATAGTAGTTGGATTAAAAGCTGAAAAGTTAGAAAAAGCTATTAATGAAATTAGAGAAAAGTAAGTTTTAAAATATTGAAAATTTTTAGAGTTGTGGTAAATTGGTGAATCGATCAATTTCTTCAACTCTTTTTTATTATAGTTTAAAATTTTTTAATTAGATGTATGTATTTTATATAAACGATTTAAACTTATATTTGACGTATAAAAAAATATTATTTTTCTACTTAAAGTTTGAAAAAATAATGTTAAATTTAAAATATTTTTTAAATTCTTGTTATTTTAACTAAATATTTTTCAAAAATAAAGGTAGTTTTAAAAATAAAAAGTTGATTTTTTTAAGAAAACATGTTAATATTGTTTTATAAATTTTATGTCTTGAAACAGTATTAAAAATATTAAAAAAAAACTAAATAACTGTTTTTACGACTAAAAACGAAAAAAGTAAAGGAGAAAGATGGAATGGAACAAAATTTACAAGCTAAAAAAATAAGTAGATTAGATAAGTTTCTTAACTTTGTTGAAGTTGCAGGAAACAAGTTACCACATCCAGTAGCAATGTTCTTTGGATTCTTTGTGATAACAATTATCTTTTCTTTTATCCTATCTAAAATGGGAGTATCAGTAACTTATTCTGAGATTTCAAAAACTACAGGAGAAGTAGTTAGAAAAACTACAACAGTTCAAAATTTATTAACTTCTTCTGGTATCAGA
Proteins encoded in this region:
- a CDS encoding ArsB/NhaD family transporter translates to MIYMAVGIAIFFIVFYLMITEKVPGPWATMIGGLIMALVGIINEEDALEAISERLEILFLLIGMMIIVHLVSETGVFQWFAIKVAQLVRGEPFRLVVLLAIVTALCSAFLDNVTTILLMAPVSILLAKQLRLDPFPFIITEVMSANIGGLATLIGDPTQLIIGAEGNLGFNEFLLNTAPVAVLSMILLITNVYLIYGKNMKVSNELKARVMELDSSRSLKDPILLKQAAVIFALVLIGFILNNFINKGLAIISLSGAIFLVVITKRKPKEIFENVEWETLFFFIGLFMMIRGIENLNIINIVGDKLIKITSGKFDMAVFAVTWLSAGFTSIIGNVANAATISKILGVMIPTFEKIGETKAFWWALSFGSCLGGNITMLGSATNVVAVGAAAKAGCKIDFFKFFKFGGLIAFQTLILASVYLYVRYM
- a CDS encoding biotin--[acetyl-CoA-carboxylase] ligase, producing MRIFRFSEIDSTSDFLKRKDDKRDYDLAIAETQTHGRGRRGNNWVSQKGMALFSFLLKVEEDVSIEEYSKLPLVTGIAVLNGLKRIENLDFKFKWTNDIYLEDKKICGILVEKIQDFFVIGIGININNSLEGAVADIATALTISTGKKYIVEDVIFTVLDEFKKQYKRFLCGEWNFILEEINNKNYLKNREITLVGNNWEIKGIAGDIASDGRLEIVTEKEKMFANIGEIHIKRD
- a CDS encoding potassium channel family protein; translated protein: MKLKNLKEMIFRLLRNDLDLGYLVDIIRDNLSIRLKLKMIISELKKSENYDFIVFLTKITGVISVVLPIVFQLFSLKTINIFKLNYQTFKQIPILFISIFPIIVIARKNLIFKDGVLKALLLIVYYIIFMPITIIIFGLDIERIGGVSYEELYVLVYIVNIFLLFTSHVVLIKYCVTDIILNRRKVKSSDIVITLLTYITLGISFGALYSVINICYDGQAFHGMENVNTTLYFYFKHIYFSFVTLTTLGYGDIYPLTFWGEFFVIIESLTGIFLLNFSLGITLSSGILNSRKNDSQEDKKEIGD
- the mnmA gene encoding tRNA 2-thiouridine(34) synthase MnmA, with the protein product MRDKKKIVIGMSGGVDSSVAAYLLKSEGYEVIGVTLDHNEEKSLKLEIAGAKEICDFLGIKHIVVDIQELFRKEVIENFLDGYSNGITPSPCVICDERVKLKTLFKIADEENAEYVATGHYCSVEYLDEFESYLLKVSINKRKDQSYMLYRLDRDKIERLKFPLYNYEKIEIREIAKNIGLKVHDKGDSQGICFAKNGYINFLRENLGDKIKKGKFLNKDGKVLGEHEGYQLYTIGQRRGLGLKLPKPHFIVNIKKESNEIILGDYEELYKKEVKLLEFKSPVELDKLIGKKLVGRPRFSSFGDLGEIKIRDNEVFFEFHESTPQLAPGQHLVLYYEDFVLGGGIIKT
- a CDS encoding PTS transporter subunit EIIB — encoded protein: MESAKGLYIVIGIIILVVIFVIVRKYSLIAKLKRVNCIDLDKVEDKKLLGIGKLYIKALGGEKNIVSVDTCLTRIRVVVKNGNLIDEKRIAVLGAKKVIRLTNEKLHIVVGLKAEKLEKAINEIREK